Proteins encoded in a region of the Deltaproteobacteria bacterium genome:
- a CDS encoding FAD synthetase family protein, with protein sequence MNVAHDISEIQGKVGPSCVTIGNFDGVHKGHQRLFERVRERARAKGESPVVVTFDPHPLRVLAEKSPPFITLTEQKLELIAEQGMTWTLCLPFSRGMAALEPAEFVLRYLLEPLAMRHIVIGYDYAFGRGRSGNFELLKILGRDMGFTVEQVGPVLVDDAVVSSTRVRDMVQAGQVWEVR encoded by the coding sequence ATGAACGTGGCCCACGACATATCTGAAATACAGGGGAAGGTCGGACCCTCGTGCGTGACCATCGGAAATTTCGACGGGGTGCACAAGGGCCATCAGCGGCTTTTCGAGCGTGTCCGGGAAAGGGCCAGGGCCAAAGGTGAGTCTCCGGTGGTCGTGACCTTCGACCCCCACCCCCTGAGGGTTCTGGCTGAGAAGAGCCCCCCCTTCATCACCCTGACCGAGCAGAAGCTGGAGCTCATCGCCGAGCAGGGCATGACCTGGACTCTCTGCCTGCCTTTCAGCCGGGGTATGGCAGCCCTTGAGCCAGCCGAGTTCGTCCTCCGGTATCTCCTGGAGCCTCTGGCCATGAGGCATATAGTTATCGGTTATGACTACGCCTTTGGCCGGGGGCGGTCCGGAAATTTCGAACTGCTGAAGATTTTGGGCCGGGACATGGGCTTCACTGTCGAGCAGGTCGGCCCGGTCCTGGTGGACGACGCCGTGGTCAGCTCGACCCGGGTTCGGGACATGGTCCAGGCCGGTCAGGTCTGGGAAGTTCG
- a CDS encoding ABC transporter substrate-binding protein, translating to MMTLIKTFPLLLLFFAVALSGCNGSSSDSDSNATLHKIGVLLPLTGDLAGAGQTFKASVEVAAAKRPKTRLIVKDSQSLAVTSEAMMSEFKAEGVDMVIGPAGSEAALGAKNFADQNDQTLLSCSSTAVSLAIPNDSLFRFAVPDMAQAQVLAQKITDSGITHLAVFVQPDIYGHGLSSALADNFKNAGGTVFATYSMRGASSVEDMRYILDQFSQDLSPVLEEVGEARIGVVLVMYEQAVTLLQVADDYMGLHRLTWYGTDSLALSTVLTGNALASAFAVRSDFSCPLTAEFSNDEYQKIKDEISAVIGGPASVYAVMYHDALLVTFDAIEKAGGQSPEILRPALREVAAAFSGATGPIALDVNDDRSEPKTYNFWKVTVQGGGYAWALDSRERVR from the coding sequence ATGATGACCCTTATCAAGACTTTTCCCCTTCTGCTCCTCTTTTTCGCCGTAGCCTTGAGCGGCTGCAACGGCAGCTCCTCGGACTCGGATTCAAACGCCACACTCCACAAGATCGGGGTTCTGCTTCCTCTGACCGGCGACTTGGCCGGGGCCGGACAGACCTTCAAAGCCTCCGTCGAAGTGGCGGCAGCCAAGCGGCCCAAAACTCGACTGATCGTCAAGGACAGCCAGAGCTTGGCCGTGACCAGCGAGGCCATGATGTCCGAGTTCAAGGCCGAAGGCGTGGACATGGTCATCGGGCCGGCCGGGAGCGAGGCCGCTCTCGGGGCCAAGAACTTTGCGGACCAAAACGATCAGACCCTGCTGTCCTGCTCTTCCACGGCCGTTTCCCTGGCCATCCCCAATGACAGCCTGTTCCGATTCGCCGTTCCGGATATGGCCCAGGCCCAGGTTCTGGCCCAGAAAATCACTGATTCCGGAATCACCCATCTGGCCGTTTTCGTCCAGCCGGATATCTACGGCCATGGCCTGTCGTCCGCCTTGGCCGACAACTTCAAGAATGCCGGCGGAACCGTTTTCGCGACCTACAGCATGCGCGGGGCATCGAGTGTCGAAGATATGCGCTACATCCTCGACCAGTTTTCCCAGGATCTGAGCCCGGTGCTGGAAGAGGTCGGCGAGGCCCGGATCGGCGTGGTTCTGGTCATGTATGAGCAGGCCGTCACCCTGCTCCAGGTGGCCGACGACTATATGGGCCTGCATCGCTTGACCTGGTACGGCACGGACAGCTTGGCCTTGAGCACCGTCTTGACCGGCAACGCCCTGGCCTCGGCCTTTGCCGTCCGCAGCGATTTCAGCTGCCCTCTCACCGCTGAATTTTCCAACGACGAATACCAAAAAATCAAGGATGAAATAAGCGCGGTTATCGGTGGCCCGGCCTCGGTCTATGCCGTCATGTACCACGACGCCCTCCTCGTGACCTTCGACGCTATCGAAAAGGCAGGCGGCCAGTCGCCGGAAATCCTCAGGCCCGCCCTGCGGGAAGTTGCCGCAGCCTTTAGCGGTGCCACCGGCCCCATTGCTCTCGACGTCAACGATGACCGCTCCGAACCCAAGACCTACAACTTCTGGAAAGTTACGGTCCAAGGAGGAGGTTACGCCTGGGCCCTGGACTCCCGGGAAAGGGTCCGATAA